AGAggcaaggggtggggtgggcactcTACTTCCAGGGTCTGTCTCTGAGGTGCCGCCCTTACCAGAGTGAACAGAACAGACCCAAACAGGGTGCCCACTCTGAAGGTTTTCCTTGCAGCTCAGTTTGGCTGAGTTGTAAAGCAACTCCACCCTAAACCTGGGTCACCCAAGCCAAGGTTGTGTTGGCATCACAGTGGTGCCAAGCAAATAACCAGTTCGCACAACCAGCCAGGTCTCACTACACTGAGCCACCCAATTTAGTCACCTCTAGCTAATTTTGGAAAATTCATGTGGCTGTTGGACTGAACCAAGGAGGAGTTTCCTTCGGTCTGTACCAGAACAGGCAGCAAAGCCACATCTAGCGCTGGGGCAGTCCTGGTTTTTTTTGAGTCGATTTTTCCCTGGGCTCCTGCAGCTCCTGGGACAGAAGCCACTTTGGAGCAGCCTGCAAAGTCTTTGGCAGGAGGAAGGGTCCTCGGTGGGCCTTACCAGTTGGGTTGTGCCGCACAACAAAAAGGAAAGGCCGGTCTAGCACGATCTCCAAGGGCGCCATCCGGGAATAGACGATGGCagctggaaaggagggaggagagggcctCATTCAACAGCTTAACGTTTGACTGGTAGGTTCAGCAGCAGCAGTACCACCCTCCACCTGGCACAGCATGGAGCCCCTGGCCCCTCACCGCCCTCCTGAGGCTCCTAGGAGGAGTAATGGGGGTGACCCACTTTGGAGCAAAACCAACCTGGGTGTATGCTAGGAGGcctcaaagtgtgtgtgtgtagggggcgTTGTTTGCTGGCAAGAAGTTTCTTCTCTGCCAACAGAACTGGACATAGAAGGGCCCCTGCAGTGACCCAGGGCACCCACCTGTGGCAGAAGAGGCCTCAGTACCACTCTCGTTCACGTCAATCTTCACTTTCTGAAGCGCCCGAGACACAAAGAGGGGATCCCGCACTGCGAAGAGAGGGCAGGTCGGTGAGCAGGATTGGCCCCCAAATCCTTTGCATGGGCAGCACCTCTCTCTTGTGCAGGTCCagtggcgggggagggggggagggatgccAGCTAAGTCACAGCAGGatacagactgactgactgactgcttCAGCCAGGAGGTTCAGGCCTCTCGCGCAGAGCTTATGGGCTCCAGGGAAAGCACTCTGCACACTCTCCGagatcacttcctcctccccctGGGCTTGGGCCTTAGCCCCGCCAGGCTCCCTGCAGCCAGCCAGCGCACAGCCAGTGCCCAGCCTGCGGGATGATGAGCCAAGGGTGGCATAGAGAGGAGACCCCAACCTGAGAGGCGGCTAAAGTTGGCCTTCTCGCAATCAAACATGTCCGTCATGCCCAGGGCCTCCAGTGGCCCGCGGAGGTCAACTTCGCTCTCCAGAGAAAATCTGCAAAGAAGGAAGGGTCAGTGAGGGGTTGGAGTTTCTGTGGGGTTGGTGGCTTGAGGCAGTCCCAAGCGACCCCTACTTGGGCAAGACGAGGAGCCTGGTCACGGTGGACATGTTGCTCTTCCACTCTGCAATGAGACGGGAGTCAATAGCAGCTGCCAGGGCCGAGAGGGGGGCCTCCCGCTGGAAGGGGCTAGCAATGAGCATGCTCAGCATCTCCCCCTGGTAGGGCAGTTCGATGACATCGTAGTCCCCCTGCTCGAGGGTGGAGAATTCACCTGGAAGAGAAGTGGGGGGTGAGAACCTGAGCATCCTGAACCCTGTGTCAACCAGAGgtgctctgcacatgctcagagaagCTTCCTCTGGCTGGCTCAGGCCCAAGAGCCAAAACTGCCACCCCCATCGCTCCAAAGAGGGGCCTCCTCACCATAGTGGAATTCGGCCATCTGCTCCATCATGGGGACCACGATGGTGCTGCCGTCCAGCTTGTGGAAGATACGCTGGTGAGTGGCAGCCTCTGGAAAGGGAAGCTTCCAGAGGCCTTTAAAGTGGATGGCGTTCACCAGCACCAGGCGCGTCATGGCACCCAGGGCGCCCTCCTGCAGGAAGCCCTCGATCATCCCTGAGAAAGCAGAGGTGGTCAGTGGGGGGTGGGAAAAAGCAGCAGGGGAACCTTTGCTTCCAGGCTTAGAGGCCCTTTGGCTTAAGTCCTGGCTTGAATCAAGCACCCCACCCAGCTTTTTCAGCCTGTGGACCCAGGGTAGAGTCTGCCGGTTTTCCAAGGGAGCCCTCCCCGCTGCTGCTCACCATTGGTGTGCTGCTTTACCCAGGCGTTGACAATGTCACGTGCCCCGGCGCTCTCCAAGAAGTCCACCTGCTTGACCATCTGGTGAAAAAG
Above is a window of Ahaetulla prasina isolate Xishuangbanna chromosome 4, ASM2864084v1, whole genome shotgun sequence DNA encoding:
- the SERPINE1 gene encoding plasminogen activator inhibitor 1, which translates into the protein MELWSFLSVACLALSHAAHPPSGRQVARVAQLSADFGLRVFREVSKASKDQNLAFSPHGVASVVAMLQVASEGNTRGQIKGAMRFGLKEWGVPRALRLLQKTLSDPRSKDVVQMADALFVQRDLPLVPTFMLRFQRLFHQMVKQVDFLESAGARDIVNAWVKQHTNGMIEGFLQEGALGAMTRLVLVNAIHFKGLWKLPFPEAATHQRIFHKLDGSTIVVPMMEQMAEFHYGEFSTLEQGDYDVIELPYQGEMLSMLIASPFQREAPLSALAAAIDSRLIAEWKSNMSTVTRLLVLPKFSLESEVDLRGPLEALGMTDMFDCEKANFSRLSVRDPLFVSRALQKVKIDVNESGTEASSATAAIVYSRMAPLEIVLDRPFLFVVRHNPTGTILFTGQVMEP